Proteins encoded by one window of Sphaerodactylus townsendi isolate TG3544 linkage group LG04, MPM_Stown_v2.3, whole genome shotgun sequence:
- the NIPA2 gene encoding magnesium transporter NIPA2, with product MIQNSGKHYFYIGLILAMSSSLFIGGSFILKKKGLLRLARKGSMRAGQGGHAYLKEWLWWAGLLSMGAGEVANFAAYAFAPATLVTPLGALSVLVSAVLSSYFLNEKLNLHGKIGCLLSIAGSTVMVIHAPQEEEVETLNEIAHKLGDPGFMVFATLIVIVSLILIFVVGPQHGQSNILVYITICSVIGALSVSCVKGLGIAIKELFAGKPVLKHPLAWILLLSLIVCVSTQINYLNRALDIFNTSIVTPIYYVFFTTSVLTCSAILFKEWQHMAADDIIGTFSGFLTIIVGIFLLHAFKDVKFSLANLPVSLHKNDRGMNGSLANPYERFNHDEETASHVGDLQSTEGMSSRRNGNLTVS from the exons ATGATCCAGAATAGTGGAAAACATTATTTCTACATTGGTCTAATACTGGCAATGAGCTCTAGCCTTTTCATTGGTGGGAGTTTCATCCTGAAGAAGAAAGGACTCCTTCGACTGGCCAGAAAAGGTTCCATGAGAGCAG GTCAAGGTGGCCATGCATACCTGAAagaatggttgtggtgggctggACTACTATCTA TGGGTGCTGGAGAAGTTGCAAACTTTGCTGCCTATGCATTTGCACCAGCTACGCTGGTGACTCCATTAGGAGCACTCAGCGTTCTTGTAAG TGCCGTTCTTTCATcatactttttaaatgaaaaacttAACCTACATGGGAAAATTGGATGTTTGCTAAGTATTGCAGGTTCCACTGTGATGGTTATTCATGCACCCCAAGAAGAGGAAGTAGAAACTTTGAATGAAATAGCCCACAAGCTGGGTGATCCAG GTTTTATGGTCTTTGCAACTCTCATAGTCATTGTGTCCTTGATACTGATATTTGTGGTGGGACCACAGCATGGGCAAAGCAACATTCTTGTGTACATAACAATCTGCTCGGTCATTGGAGCTTTATCCGTTTCCTGTGTAAAAGGTTTGGGCATTGCGATAAAAGAACTTTTTGCTGGAAAACCTGTGCTGAAACATCCTTTGGCCTGGATTCTGCTGCTGAGCCTTATTGTCTGCGTTAGTACACAGATCAACTATTTAAATCGGGCCCTGGATATATTCAACACTTCTATTGTGACACCCATCTATTATGTATTCTTCACAACATCTGTTTTAACTTGCTCTGCTATTCTATTTAAGGAGTGGCAACACATGGCAGCTGATGACATTATTGGCACATTTAGTGGCTTTCTCACTATAATAGTGGGGATATTTTTGCTGCATGctttcaaagatgtcaagttcagTCTAGCAAATTTGCCTGTCTCCCTTCATAAAAATGACAGAGGAATGAACGGCTCTCTTGCAAACCCATATGAACGCTTTAATCATGATGAAGAGACTGCATCTCATGTAGGTGATCTTCAGTCAACAGAAGGAATGTCCTCCAGGAGAAACGGAAACCTGACAGTATCTTAA